A genome region from Euphorbia lathyris chromosome 4, ddEupLath1.1, whole genome shotgun sequence includes the following:
- the LOC136226824 gene encoding uncharacterized protein isoform X2 translates to MLLRAAILQPCCSLRRFLVISHRFSVSPNFSSISQPQVLSHFDEETEDFLPWLERKAGVAVSSKLYIGKSPHGRSLFASERIQTGDCILRVPYSAQIASNSLLPKLSVLLDNKIGSVAKLALVLLVEQKVCKEETEWGPYISCLPQLEEMHSTILEDYPQISRSITFQDFMHAYAIVKSRAWGSRKSVSLIPFADFLNHDGFSKAVVLNDEEKQFSEVIADRDYAAHEEVLIRYGKFSNATLLLDFGFALPYNIHDQVKIQLNIPHDDLLREMKSEILQKYHLPTVEDDNGVDSSWNTFVIKEVKSASGKGKGLPPSLRAFARVLSSISYEDLSNLVNEAARTDGRLARQALKNGSREIQAHEFLLLRIDQIIQEYIACIKYRNWGLLMLIQASSVKDTVFESKWLYISLWVSFVSLNLHLHGSKITVQ, encoded by the exons ATGCTACTGCGTGCTGCCATCCTACAACCATGTTGCTCTCTACGCCGCTTCCTCGTCATCTCTCATCGTTTCTCCGTTTCCCCAAATTTCTCCTCCATTTCTCAACCGCAG GTCTTGAGTCATTTCGACGAGGAAACTGAAGATTTTTTGCCTTGGTTGGAGAGGAAAGCGGGTGTTGCAGTTTCATCCAAGCTATACATTGGGAAATCCCCACATGGcag GTCATTATTTGCTTCAGAAAGAATACAAACTGGAGACTGCATCTTGAGGGTTCCATATAGTGCG CAAATAGCATCAAATAGTCTACTCCCAAAACTTTCAGTCTTGTTAGACAATAAAATTGGGAGTGTTGCAAAGCTTGCTCTTGTGCTTCTGGTTGAGCAGAAAGTTTGCAAG GAGGAAACTGAATGGGGCCCTTACATCAGCTGTCTTCCTCAGCTTGAAGAAATGCATAGCACG ATTCTTGAGGATTACCCTCAAATTTCAAGGAGCATCACATTTCAGGATTTCATGCATGCATATGCTATAG TTAAATCTCGAGCTTGGGGAAGCAGAAAAAGTGTATCTCTG ATTCCATTTGCAGATTTCCTGAACCATGATGGGTTTTCTAAAGCTGTTGTATTAAATGATGAAGAGAAACAATTCTCCGAG GTCATTGCTGACCGTGATTATGCAGCTCACGAAGAG GTACTTATTAGGTATGGAAAATTTTCAAATGCTACCTTGCTCCTGGATTTTGGGTTTGCACTACCTTATAACATCCATGACCAG GTGAAGATACAGCTTAATATACCCCATGATGATTTATTGCGTGAAATGAAGTCGGAAATTCTCCAAAAATATCATTTACCGACAGTTGAAGATGATAATGGCGTAGACTCTTCATGGAATACTTTTGTAATCAA GGAAGTGAAATCGGCTTCAGGAAAAGGGAAGGGTCTGCCACCGTCACTTCGTGCATTTGCACGTGTTTTATCTAGCATCTCTTATGAAG ATCTAAGCAATTTGGTCAATGAAGCTGCTCGAACTGATGGCCGTTTGGCTCGTCAAGCTCTGAAAAATGGCAGCAGAGAGATCCAAGCACACGAGTTCTTGTTGTTAAGAATCGATCAAATTATTCAGGAATACATTGCCTGTATAAAG TACAGGAATTGGGGCCTGCTAATGCTAATTCAAGCTTCGAGTGTAAAAGATACAGTCTTCGAAAGCAAATGGCTTTATATCTCCTTATGGGTGAGCTTCGTGTCCTTGAATCTGCATCTGCATGGCTCAAAAATTACTGTGCAGTAG
- the LOC136226824 gene encoding uncharacterized protein isoform X1, which yields MLLRAAILQPCCSLRRFLVISHRFSVSPNFSSISQPQVLSHFDEETEDFLPWLERKAGVAVSSKLYIGKSPHGRSLFASERIQTGDCILRVPYSAQIASNSLLPKLSVLLDNKIGSVAKLALVLLVEQKVCKEETEWGPYISCLPQLEEMHSTILEDYPQISRSITFQDFMHAYAIVKSRAWGSRKSVSLIPFADFLNHDGFSKAVVLNDEEKQFSEVIADRDYAAHEEVLIRYGKFSNATLLLDFGFALPYNIHDQVKIQLNIPHDDLLREMKSEILQKYHLPTVEDDNGVDSSWNTFVIKEVKSASGKGKGLPPSLRAFARVLSSISYEDLSNLVNEAARTDGRLARQALKNGSREIQAHEFLLLRIDQIIQEYIACIKELGPANANSSFECKRYSLRKQMALYLLMGELRVLESASAWLKNYCAVDTDHGSWQLGDNTRA from the exons ATGCTACTGCGTGCTGCCATCCTACAACCATGTTGCTCTCTACGCCGCTTCCTCGTCATCTCTCATCGTTTCTCCGTTTCCCCAAATTTCTCCTCCATTTCTCAACCGCAG GTCTTGAGTCATTTCGACGAGGAAACTGAAGATTTTTTGCCTTGGTTGGAGAGGAAAGCGGGTGTTGCAGTTTCATCCAAGCTATACATTGGGAAATCCCCACATGGcag GTCATTATTTGCTTCAGAAAGAATACAAACTGGAGACTGCATCTTGAGGGTTCCATATAGTGCG CAAATAGCATCAAATAGTCTACTCCCAAAACTTTCAGTCTTGTTAGACAATAAAATTGGGAGTGTTGCAAAGCTTGCTCTTGTGCTTCTGGTTGAGCAGAAAGTTTGCAAG GAGGAAACTGAATGGGGCCCTTACATCAGCTGTCTTCCTCAGCTTGAAGAAATGCATAGCACG ATTCTTGAGGATTACCCTCAAATTTCAAGGAGCATCACATTTCAGGATTTCATGCATGCATATGCTATAG TTAAATCTCGAGCTTGGGGAAGCAGAAAAAGTGTATCTCTG ATTCCATTTGCAGATTTCCTGAACCATGATGGGTTTTCTAAAGCTGTTGTATTAAATGATGAAGAGAAACAATTCTCCGAG GTCATTGCTGACCGTGATTATGCAGCTCACGAAGAG GTACTTATTAGGTATGGAAAATTTTCAAATGCTACCTTGCTCCTGGATTTTGGGTTTGCACTACCTTATAACATCCATGACCAG GTGAAGATACAGCTTAATATACCCCATGATGATTTATTGCGTGAAATGAAGTCGGAAATTCTCCAAAAATATCATTTACCGACAGTTGAAGATGATAATGGCGTAGACTCTTCATGGAATACTTTTGTAATCAA GGAAGTGAAATCGGCTTCAGGAAAAGGGAAGGGTCTGCCACCGTCACTTCGTGCATTTGCACGTGTTTTATCTAGCATCTCTTATGAAG ATCTAAGCAATTTGGTCAATGAAGCTGCTCGAACTGATGGCCGTTTGGCTCGTCAAGCTCTGAAAAATGGCAGCAGAGAGATCCAAGCACACGAGTTCTTGTTGTTAAGAATCGATCAAATTATTCAGGAATACATTGCCTGTATAAAG GAATTGGGGCCTGCTAATGCTAATTCAAGCTTCGAGTGTAAAAGATACAGTCTTCGAAAGCAAATGGCTTTATATCTCCTTATGGGTGAGCTTCGTGTCCTTGAATCTGCATCTGCATGGCTCAAAAATTACTGTGCAGTAGACACTGATCATGGAAGCTGGCAATTAGGGGATAATACAAGGGCATAA
- the LOC136226824 gene encoding uncharacterized protein isoform X3, whose amino-acid sequence MHSTILEDYPQISRSITFQDFMHAYAIVKSRAWGSRKSVSLIPFADFLNHDGFSKAVVLNDEEKQFSEVIADRDYAAHEEVLIRYGKFSNATLLLDFGFALPYNIHDQVKIQLNIPHDDLLREMKSEILQKYHLPTVEDDNGVDSSWNTFVIKEVKSASGKGKGLPPSLRAFARVLSSISYEDLSNLVNEAARTDGRLARQALKNGSREIQAHEFLLLRIDQIIQEYIACIKELGPANANSSFECKRYSLRKQMALYLLMGELRVLESASAWLKNYCAVDTDHGSWQLGDNTRA is encoded by the exons ATGCATAGCACG ATTCTTGAGGATTACCCTCAAATTTCAAGGAGCATCACATTTCAGGATTTCATGCATGCATATGCTATAG TTAAATCTCGAGCTTGGGGAAGCAGAAAAAGTGTATCTCTG ATTCCATTTGCAGATTTCCTGAACCATGATGGGTTTTCTAAAGCTGTTGTATTAAATGATGAAGAGAAACAATTCTCCGAG GTCATTGCTGACCGTGATTATGCAGCTCACGAAGAG GTACTTATTAGGTATGGAAAATTTTCAAATGCTACCTTGCTCCTGGATTTTGGGTTTGCACTACCTTATAACATCCATGACCAG GTGAAGATACAGCTTAATATACCCCATGATGATTTATTGCGTGAAATGAAGTCGGAAATTCTCCAAAAATATCATTTACCGACAGTTGAAGATGATAATGGCGTAGACTCTTCATGGAATACTTTTGTAATCAA GGAAGTGAAATCGGCTTCAGGAAAAGGGAAGGGTCTGCCACCGTCACTTCGTGCATTTGCACGTGTTTTATCTAGCATCTCTTATGAAG ATCTAAGCAATTTGGTCAATGAAGCTGCTCGAACTGATGGCCGTTTGGCTCGTCAAGCTCTGAAAAATGGCAGCAGAGAGATCCAAGCACACGAGTTCTTGTTGTTAAGAATCGATCAAATTATTCAGGAATACATTGCCTGTATAAAG GAATTGGGGCCTGCTAATGCTAATTCAAGCTTCGAGTGTAAAAGATACAGTCTTCGAAAGCAAATGGCTTTATATCTCCTTATGGGTGAGCTTCGTGTCCTTGAATCTGCATCTGCATGGCTCAAAAATTACTGTGCAGTAGACACTGATCATGGAAGCTGGCAATTAGGGGATAATACAAGGGCATAA